One segment of Ricinus communis isolate WT05 ecotype wild-type chromosome 8, ASM1957865v1, whole genome shotgun sequence DNA contains the following:
- the LOC8285300 gene encoding double-stranded RNA-binding protein 3 isoform X1, giving the protein MMGCFSILSPFYNMFKNQLQELAQRSCFNLPSYACVREGPDHAPRFKASVNFNGEIFESPSYCTTLRQAEHAAAEVALNVLSSRGPSRSLTARVLDETGIYKNLLQETAHRAGLNLPVYTTIRSGPGHVPTFTCTVELAGMNFTGEPAKTKKQAEKNAAIAAWSALKRMPSLDYLTNKEVVESREEQDQAVVARVLSNFRSKDEYNKQARKKDCSQARRRLVKGYRDYSSASSSSSSTSSNSLHYQHRKLLDLLLDSALDSSTQKQSSFVSLLPPPPPRTTSKILPPTSPIDNPYSYPSSRCNPHQIQVKGKQQTKEIEEHQKDEEEWPGAIKKSIEKESSSSSVYGSSSLYRQFPHQESTSHIGNRIFGPSSTSIKSTPSSIHMCSNSPFYSGMLYPHRIAPAVQIRSVIPVCAAPPAAVRPAPAPAPSSSTTTITAKSTQAGAGAGAAAEVSMSSSMVNKTTTTTEPSSHPTQLSSSEFNKKLQL; this is encoded by the exons ATGATGGGTTGTTTCTCCATATTGTCTCCTTTCTACA ATATGTTTAAGAACCAGCTTCAAGAACTTGCACAAAGGAGCTGTTTCAATCTTCCTTCTTATGCCTGTGTTAGAGAAGGACCTGATCATGCGCCAAGATTCAAAGCTTCTGTTAACTTCAATGGTGAGATCTTTGAAAGCCCAAGTTACTGCACTACATTAAGACAAGCAGAGCATGCAGCTGCTGAAGTTGCGCTCAATGTCCTTTCTTCAAGAGGTCCTTCAAGGTCTCTAACTGCAAGAGTTCTT GATGAGACTGGAATCTACAAGAACCTTCTTCAAGAAACTGCTCATAGAGCAGGGCTTAATCTACCTGTATATACTACTATAAGGTCAGGTCCTGGCCATGTCCCAACATTTACTTGTACTGTGGAGCTGGCGGGTATGAATTTCACTGGGGAACCAGCAAAGACAAAGAAACAAGCTGAGAAGAATGCTGCAATAGCAGCTTGGTCTGCTTTGAAAAgaa TGCCTAGTCTTGATTACTTGACAAACAAAGAAGTGGTGGAGAGTCGTGAAGAGCAAGATCAAGCAGTTGTAGCAAGAGTTCTCTCAAATTTTAGATCCAAAGATGAATATAATAAGCAAGCAAGAAAGAAGGATTGTAGCCAAGCAAGAAGAAGACTGGTAAAGGGTTATAGAGACTATAGCTCTGCGTCATCATCGTCTTCCTCTACCTCCAGTAACTCTCTACACTATCAACATCGGAAGCTATTGGATCTGTTGTTGGATTCTGCTCTCGATAGTTCAACTCAAAAACAAAGCTCGTTTGTGTCTTTACTTCCTCCTCCTCCGCCTAGAACAACTTCAAAAATTCTGCCACCAACCTCACCTATAGACAATCCATATTCTTATCCATCAAGCAGGTGTAATCCTCATCAGATACAAGTTAAGGGAAAACAACAAACGAAAGAGATAGAAGAACATCAGAAGGATGAGGAAGAATGGCCGGGTGCTATCAAGAAATCCATTGAAAAGGAAAGTTCAAGTAGTAGTGTTTACGGTTCGAGTTCTTTATACAGGCAATTTCCCCATCAAGAATCAACAAGCCACATCGGTAATAGAATTTTTGGGCCATCATCAACATCCATCAAAAGTACACCTTCAAGCATTCATATGTGTAGTAATAGTCCTTTTTACAGTGGAATGTTATACCCACATAGAATTGCACCAGCAGTTCAAATTAGGTCAGTCATTCCAGTTTGTGCGGCACCACCAGCAGCAGTTAgaccagcaccagcaccagcGCCATCATCTTCTACTACTACAATAACTGCAAAGTCCACACAAGCAGGAGCAGGAGCAGGAGCAGCAGCAGAGGTATCAATGTCATCATCAATGGTCAACAagacaacaacaacaacagaGCCATCATCACATCCAACTCAACTGAGTTCTTCCGAGTTCAACAAGAAGTTACAATTATGA
- the LOC8285297 gene encoding glycerophosphodiester phosphodiesterase GDPD1, chloroplastic gives MNLRHPSFSSSILHSRHFPYKPISSSSKTSPPTPSLFSKVSLFFNNRQKMALKAVHVSDVPNLDHVPDNASLSLYSSTTRCSSKVKTVPCKASEFMVVGHRGSGMNILTSNDQRMKAIKENSILSFNSAATFPIDFIEFDVQVTKDGCPIIFHDNFILSEDNGTIFEKRVTELCLSEFLCYGPQKEAGQMGKSLLRKTKDGKIVNWNVEKDDCVCTLKDAFQQVDPSLGFNVELKFDDHIVYQQDYLNYVLQAILQVVFEYGLDRPIIFSSFQPDAALLVRQLQCTYPVYFLTNGGTEIFYDTRRNSLEEAIKVCLEGGLHGIVSEVKGIFRNPGAVAKIKEAKLSLLTYGKLNNVSEAVYMQHLMGIDGVIVDLVKEITEAVSDMIKPAKVDDEESNLAEKDSEMEMKSIPQFSQKELSFLLKLIPQLIQE, from the exons ATGAATCTTCGTCATccctccttttcttcttcaatccTCCATTCTCGTCATTTTCCATATAAACCCATCTCTTCCTCCTCCAAAACCTCACCACCCACACCATCATTATTCTCTAAAGTCTCACTATTCTTCAATAACCGACAAAAAATGGCTCTTAAAGCTGTTCATGTTTCCGATGTTCCTAATCTTGATCATGTTCCTGATAatgcctctctttctctttacTCTTCCACCACCCGCTGCTCCTCCAAAg TTAAAACGGTGCCGTGTAAGGCATCCGAGTTTATGGTTGTTGGACACAGAGGAAGCGGAATGAATATATTGACTTCAAATGATCAGAGAAtgaaagcaattaaagaaaactCTATTTTGTCTTTCAATTCTGCTGCTACTTTCCCTATTGATTTCATCGAATTCGATGTTCAG GTGACCAAAGATGGCTGCCCTATCATTTTCCATGACAACTTCATACTCTCGGAAGATAAT GGCACTATTTTTGAGAAGAGAGTTACAGAGCTATGCTTATCTGAGTTTCTCTGCTATGGTCCCCAAAAAGAAGCAGGGCAGATGGGGAAATCCTTGCTAAGGAAAACAAAAGATGGGAAAATTGTGAATTGGAATGTAGAGAAAGATGACTGTGTTTGCACTTTGAAAGATGCTTTTCAACAAGTGGACCCTTCTTTGGGCTTCAATgtagaattaaaatttgatgatCATATTGTTTACCAACAGGATTATCTCAACTATGTTCTTCAAGCCATCTTGCAG GTGGTGTTTGAGTATGGTCTTGATAGACCCATTATCTTCTCATCTTTCCAACCTGATGCAGCACTGCTCGTTAGACAACTGCAGTGTACCTACCCT GTTTACTTTTTGACGAATGGGGGAACTGAGATTTTCTATGACACAAGGAGGAATTCTTTAGAGGAGGCTATAAAGGTGTGCTTGGAGGGTGGTTTGCATGGGATTGTATCTGAGGTCAAAGGGATTTTCAGGAATCCCGGGGCAGTGGCTAAAATTAAGGAGGCCAAGCTTTCTCTTCTGACATATGGGAAATTGAA TAATGTGTCCGAAGCTGTGTACATGCAACATTTGATGGGTATAGACGGAGTGATAGTTGATCTAGTTAAAGAGATTACGGAGGCTGTATCTGATATGATAAAGCCAGCTAAGGTGGACGACGAGGAGAGCAACTTAGCTGAAAAGGACAGTGAGATGGAAATGAAGTCAATTCCCCAGTTCTCCCAGAAGGAGCTCTCGTTTCTTTTGAAGCTTATTCCACAACTGATACAGGAGTGA
- the LOC8285300 gene encoding double-stranded RNA-binding protein 3 isoform X2: MFKNQLQELAQRSCFNLPSYACVREGPDHAPRFKASVNFNGEIFESPSYCTTLRQAEHAAAEVALNVLSSRGPSRSLTARVLDETGIYKNLLQETAHRAGLNLPVYTTIRSGPGHVPTFTCTVELAGMNFTGEPAKTKKQAEKNAAIAAWSALKRMPSLDYLTNKEVVESREEQDQAVVARVLSNFRSKDEYNKQARKKDCSQARRRLVKGYRDYSSASSSSSSTSSNSLHYQHRKLLDLLLDSALDSSTQKQSSFVSLLPPPPPRTTSKILPPTSPIDNPYSYPSSRCNPHQIQVKGKQQTKEIEEHQKDEEEWPGAIKKSIEKESSSSSVYGSSSLYRQFPHQESTSHIGNRIFGPSSTSIKSTPSSIHMCSNSPFYSGMLYPHRIAPAVQIRSVIPVCAAPPAAVRPAPAPAPSSSTTTITAKSTQAGAGAGAAAEVSMSSSMVNKTTTTTEPSSHPTQLSSSEFNKKLQL; the protein is encoded by the exons ATGTTTAAGAACCAGCTTCAAGAACTTGCACAAAGGAGCTGTTTCAATCTTCCTTCTTATGCCTGTGTTAGAGAAGGACCTGATCATGCGCCAAGATTCAAAGCTTCTGTTAACTTCAATGGTGAGATCTTTGAAAGCCCAAGTTACTGCACTACATTAAGACAAGCAGAGCATGCAGCTGCTGAAGTTGCGCTCAATGTCCTTTCTTCAAGAGGTCCTTCAAGGTCTCTAACTGCAAGAGTTCTT GATGAGACTGGAATCTACAAGAACCTTCTTCAAGAAACTGCTCATAGAGCAGGGCTTAATCTACCTGTATATACTACTATAAGGTCAGGTCCTGGCCATGTCCCAACATTTACTTGTACTGTGGAGCTGGCGGGTATGAATTTCACTGGGGAACCAGCAAAGACAAAGAAACAAGCTGAGAAGAATGCTGCAATAGCAGCTTGGTCTGCTTTGAAAAgaa TGCCTAGTCTTGATTACTTGACAAACAAAGAAGTGGTGGAGAGTCGTGAAGAGCAAGATCAAGCAGTTGTAGCAAGAGTTCTCTCAAATTTTAGATCCAAAGATGAATATAATAAGCAAGCAAGAAAGAAGGATTGTAGCCAAGCAAGAAGAAGACTGGTAAAGGGTTATAGAGACTATAGCTCTGCGTCATCATCGTCTTCCTCTACCTCCAGTAACTCTCTACACTATCAACATCGGAAGCTATTGGATCTGTTGTTGGATTCTGCTCTCGATAGTTCAACTCAAAAACAAAGCTCGTTTGTGTCTTTACTTCCTCCTCCTCCGCCTAGAACAACTTCAAAAATTCTGCCACCAACCTCACCTATAGACAATCCATATTCTTATCCATCAAGCAGGTGTAATCCTCATCAGATACAAGTTAAGGGAAAACAACAAACGAAAGAGATAGAAGAACATCAGAAGGATGAGGAAGAATGGCCGGGTGCTATCAAGAAATCCATTGAAAAGGAAAGTTCAAGTAGTAGTGTTTACGGTTCGAGTTCTTTATACAGGCAATTTCCCCATCAAGAATCAACAAGCCACATCGGTAATAGAATTTTTGGGCCATCATCAACATCCATCAAAAGTACACCTTCAAGCATTCATATGTGTAGTAATAGTCCTTTTTACAGTGGAATGTTATACCCACATAGAATTGCACCAGCAGTTCAAATTAGGTCAGTCATTCCAGTTTGTGCGGCACCACCAGCAGCAGTTAgaccagcaccagcaccagcGCCATCATCTTCTACTACTACAATAACTGCAAAGTCCACACAAGCAGGAGCAGGAGCAGGAGCAGCAGCAGAGGTATCAATGTCATCATCAATGGTCAACAagacaacaacaacaacagaGCCATCATCACATCCAACTCAACTGAGTTCTTCCGAGTTCAACAAGAAGTTACAATTATGA